One part of the Desulfonema ishimotonii genome encodes these proteins:
- a CDS encoding pentapeptide repeat-containing protein: MKKISNEALTRITDAHELWLRSDGKKGHRADLSKTDLSGIEIPEANLVLASFLEANLSGANLLLADLSQATLTGANLSGAELSGADLLLADFSGADLAGADLSVADLSGANLSRACLAAASLPQTDFSGADLSEANLLGADLSGANLSGANLSGANLAQSRLSNVNLSGADLTQANLLLTSIHCTNFHNTALTGVTIDSLTLLQLPTEVSRKFRNTFQIIELDRSGEFMIVREMEFPEIYYRAGLSILSYFAAFLRGQYSPDEIRIRIELRGNMAALIVEAASQEIKGRIQDALEIYGLVLQGKLVADALSDDDAQIMRLESSLAYTRKLMADERRLTSPQQSDDGVANADMQWLRDHVGSLLQHPETRMVADEKYLYELIPQIFGIRKFQGVIKRLMDQNSRIRPELSTLFQKLSVRTPDGDDIRTMESSLLRIRKEVPDAFREITREFYDSGIEAASSVWGEAFSRVLDRLTN, encoded by the coding sequence ATGAAAAAAATCAGCAATGAAGCGTTAACCCGGATCACCGATGCTCATGAACTCTGGCTGCGTTCAGACGGTAAAAAAGGGCACCGGGCTGATCTCTCAAAAACGGACCTTTCCGGAATTGAGATACCCGAAGCAAATCTGGTGCTGGCCAGCTTTCTGGAGGCCAACCTGTCCGGGGCGAATTTGCTGCTGGCCGACCTTTCACAGGCGACCCTCACGGGGGCAAATCTCTCCGGAGCGGAGCTGTCCGGGGCCGATCTCCTGCTGGCAGATTTTTCCGGCGCGGACCTTGCCGGCGCGGACCTCTCTGTTGCGGACCTGTCCGGGGCCAATCTGTCCAGAGCCTGTCTGGCTGCGGCATCGCTGCCCCAGACCGATTTTTCCGGTGCGGATCTCTCGGAGGCAAACCTCCTGGGAGCCGATCTGTCGGGGGCCAACCTCTCCGGCGCAAACCTCTCCGGGGCCAATCTCGCCCAGTCCCGCCTCTCCAACGTGAATTTATCCGGGGCGGATCTGACCCAGGCCAACCTCCTGCTGACATCCATCCACTGCACCAATTTCCACAATACGGCGCTGACCGGTGTGACCATTGACTCGCTGACCCTGCTGCAACTTCCCACAGAGGTTTCCCGGAAATTTCGGAACACCTTTCAGATTATTGAACTCGACCGGTCCGGCGAGTTTATGATCGTCCGCGAGATGGAATTTCCGGAGATCTATTACCGGGCAGGCCTCTCCATCCTGAGCTATTTCGCGGCATTTCTGAGGGGCCAGTATTCCCCGGATGAAATCCGAATCCGAATCGAGCTGCGGGGAAACATGGCCGCGCTGATCGTCGAGGCGGCCAGCCAGGAAATCAAAGGCCGGATTCAGGACGCCCTTGAAATCTACGGACTGGTTCTTCAGGGAAAACTGGTTGCAGACGCCCTGTCCGATGATGATGCCCAGATCATGCGGCTGGAGAGCAGTCTGGCATATACCCGGAAGCTGATGGCAGACGAGCGGCGGCTGACATCGCCTCAGCAGTCGGACGACGGGGTTGCGAATGCGGACATGCAGTGGCTGCGGGATCATGTGGGCAGTCTGCTGCAACATCCTGAAACCCGCATGGTGGCCGATGAAAAATATCTTTACGAACTGATTCCCCAGATCTTCGGAATCCGAAAATTTCAGGGTGTCATCAAGCGCCTGATGGATCAGAACAGCCGTATCCGTCCTGAGCTTTCAACCCTGTTTCAGAAACTGAGCGTCCGCACCCCCGATGGCGACGATATCCGCACAATGGAGAGCAGTCTGCTCAGAATCCGGAAAGAAGTGCCCGACGCATTCCGGGAGATTACCAGGGAATTTTATGATTCCGGTATCGAGGCCGCCAGTTCGGTGTGGGGAGAGGCGTTTTCACGGGTGCTGGACCGGCTGACCAACTGA
- a CDS encoding response regulator, with the protein MNGCSQKRSTVLMIDDDKDIRQRFRNILEKHGYEISEAENGLAGLEMVRENQPDLVIVGLQMQDSDGLDVLKKISAISAGTPIIAVAGSRMASTVAEAFRLGAWDCLLRPVADLSVLPDTVKKVLVRARLIHEKEADQTRMTGQIARLTEGLNAADAEIDQINRRLQQLVKSTRDLSVCVNVNQFGARLLEEFGRHMSATGGSLYLAEKNGLRLVHTLDPGHAPAFIPYPIRSGSIFQRALAEGQPILINDVKSCGSLATSGWYCYRNGSVLAFPIPDETGRVSGILSLHNKKEPPFIEQDKKIGTILASYSCEALKASRATEALQESEEKFRSISASAHDAIIMADSEGKISFWNPAAEKILGYSCPEAIGKNLCDLIAPEEYRGAYEALLRHPPDTEKKKLVRKNSEMTALKKNMTRISVEQSVSSVKLGGKWHLVSFIRDISERLRTENETRRLEARLRQTQKMESLGTLAGGIAHDFNNILTSIVGYTELTLNDLSENRRAAERLRAVLKAGERARDLVRQILTFSRMSDQPRTPIQIHLIVTEALKLLRSSLPVTIAIRENITDSGQLLADPTQIHQVLINLCTNACHAMQKTGGTLTVTLRPVTLEQHHVKKIADLAPGPYVKLMVSDTGHGIPGEIMDCIFDPYFTTKKKGKGIGLGLAVVHGIVKSHKGAITVESTPGEGTVFSIYHPAIQKECAIPIARKAEMPMGTERILVVDDEKDIALLEQQMLEYLGYRVTAFTSSIEALRNFRSDPDRFDAVLTDMTMPGMTGDRLAREMLKIRPDIPVILCTGFSENMDRARAAVLGIKKFIMKPVLLSDMAVAVQEVLK; encoded by the coding sequence ATGAATGGGTGCAGTCAGAAGCGATCAACGGTATTGATGATAGACGATGACAAGGACATCCGACAGCGTTTTCGCAACATTCTGGAAAAACACGGATACGAGATATCGGAAGCGGAAAATGGTCTTGCGGGGCTGGAAATGGTAAGAGAGAATCAGCCCGATCTGGTTATCGTCGGACTTCAGATGCAGGACTCTGACGGGCTGGATGTCCTGAAAAAAATCAGCGCAATATCAGCCGGAACACCCATTATCGCTGTGGCCGGAAGCCGTATGGCCAGTACTGTTGCAGAAGCGTTTCGGCTGGGAGCGTGGGATTGCCTCCTCAGACCGGTTGCCGATCTCTCTGTATTGCCGGACACAGTGAAAAAGGTGCTGGTACGCGCCCGGCTCATCCATGAAAAAGAGGCAGATCAGACCCGCATGACAGGGCAGATCGCCCGTCTGACAGAAGGTCTGAACGCGGCAGATGCAGAAATAGATCAGATCAACAGGCGGTTGCAACAGCTTGTCAAAAGCACAAGAGATCTCTCTGTCTGCGTCAATGTCAACCAGTTCGGTGCCAGACTCCTGGAGGAGTTCGGACGTCACATGTCCGCCACAGGCGGCAGCCTCTACCTGGCCGAAAAAAACGGGCTTCGCCTGGTACACACCCTTGACCCCGGTCACGCACCGGCCTTCATCCCTTACCCGATCCGTTCAGGGTCAATTTTCCAGCGCGCACTGGCCGAGGGACAGCCCATACTGATCAATGATGTCAAATCCTGCGGAAGTCTTGCGACAAGCGGCTGGTACTGCTACCGGAACGGCTCTGTCCTGGCCTTTCCGATTCCGGATGAAACCGGCAGGGTCTCCGGGATACTGTCCCTGCACAACAAGAAAGAACCGCCATTTATCGAACAGGATAAAAAAATCGGAACGATACTGGCATCATACAGTTGTGAAGCCCTGAAAGCCTCGCGGGCAACAGAGGCGCTTCAGGAAAGCGAGGAAAAGTTTCGGAGCATCAGCGCATCGGCCCACGATGCCATCATCATGGCGGATTCCGAAGGAAAAATTTCCTTCTGGAACCCGGCAGCAGAAAAGATCCTCGGCTATTCATGTCCTGAGGCGATTGGCAAAAACCTCTGTGACCTTATCGCACCGGAAGAATATCGCGGGGCGTATGAAGCGCTCCTGCGCCATCCGCCGGACACCGAAAAAAAAAAGCTCGTCCGCAAAAATTCGGAAATGACAGCGCTGAAAAAAAATATGACCCGGATATCTGTGGAACAGTCCGTTTCATCGGTGAAACTGGGGGGAAAATGGCATCTGGTGAGCTTTATCCGGGATATTTCGGAACGCCTCCGGACAGAAAACGAAACCCGGCGGCTGGAAGCCCGGCTCCGCCAAACTCAGAAAATGGAATCCCTGGGGACGCTGGCCGGGGGCATCGCCCATGATTTCAACAATATTCTCACCTCCATCGTCGGCTATACCGAGCTGACATTGAACGACCTGTCGGAAAACAGGCGGGCTGCCGAACGGTTAAGGGCGGTATTAAAAGCCGGGGAACGGGCGCGGGATCTGGTCCGTCAGATCCTGACCTTCAGCCGTATGAGCGACCAGCCCCGCACCCCGATACAAATCCACCTGATCGTCACAGAGGCCCTTAAACTGCTCCGTTCCTCGCTGCCCGTCACCATCGCGATCCGGGAAAATATCACTGATTCCGGTCAGCTCCTGGCAGATCCGACCCAGATTCACCAGGTTCTCATCAATCTCTGCACCAATGCCTGTCATGCCATGCAGAAAACAGGTGGCACGCTGACGGTCACGCTCCGTCCCGTAACCCTTGAGCAGCATCATGTGAAGAAGATCGCAGACCTTGCCCCCGGCCCTTATGTAAAGCTGATGGTCAGCGACACCGGCCACGGTATCCCCGGTGAAATTATGGACTGCATCTTTGATCCGTACTTCACAACCAAGAAAAAAGGGAAGGGCATCGGTCTCGGACTTGCGGTGGTTCATGGTATTGTCAAAAGCCATAAAGGGGCCATTACCGTGGAAAGCACGCCGGGAGAAGGGACCGTTTTCAGCATATACCACCCTGCGATTCAGAAAGAATGTGCCATTCCCATTGCCCGGAAAGCAGAGATGCCCATGGGAACGGAGCGGATACTGGTGGTGGATGATGAAAAGGATATTGCTCTGCTCGAACAGCAGATGCTGGAGTATCTCGGCTACCGGGTGACAGCATTTACGAGCAGCATCGAAGCCCTGCGAAACTTCCGGTCTGACCCGGATCGGTTCGATGCGGTGCTGACCGATATGACCATGCCCGGTATGACAGGCGACCGGCTGGCCCGGGAGATGCTGAAAATACGCCCTGATATTCCGGTGATCCTATGCACCGGCTTCAGCGAAAATATGGACAGGGCCAGGGCGGCAGTACTCGGTATAAAAAAATTCATAATGAAGCCGGTATTGCTCAGCGATATGGCGGTGGCGGTGCAGGAAGTGCTGAAGTGA
- a CDS encoding bacteriohemerythrin: MAFFDWIDAYSVGIGEMDRQHQRLVALLNELYEAMYAGKGREALGKVLSGLRTYTRTHFTDEERMMRACGYPGYAEHRRIHEKMQARVEEIYTQFRDDRISSPVQVSNFFKNWLARHILQTDMKYAAFIAASKKTTAGDRERFF; this comes from the coding sequence ATGGCATTTTTTGACTGGATTGACGCCTACAGCGTGGGGATTGGGGAGATGGACCGGCAGCATCAGCGGCTGGTGGCGCTGCTGAATGAACTTTACGAAGCCATGTATGCCGGAAAGGGGCGGGAAGCGCTGGGAAAAGTACTATCGGGCCTGCGCACCTATACCCGGACCCATTTCACTGACGAAGAACGGATGATGCGGGCCTGCGGCTATCCGGGATATGCCGAACATCGCCGGATTCACGAGAAAATGCAGGCCAGAGTCGAGGAAATTTACACGCAGTTCAGGGACGACCGCATCTCCAGCCCGGTCCAGGTCAGCAATTTTTTCAAAAACTGGCTGGCCCGGCACATCCTTCAGACGGATATGAAATATGCGGCGTTTATTGCGGCCAGTAAAAAAACGACAGCCGGAGACAGGGAACGCTTTTTCTGA